A single Gambusia affinis linkage group LG20, SWU_Gaff_1.0, whole genome shotgun sequence DNA region contains:
- the usp42 gene encoding ubiquitin carboxyl-terminal hydrolase 42 isoform X3 produces MTIVDRLSEKSDHESVGFNRSFTSGDVGMDGSCSSSWAVGPSMPGDSPRLKPSGGCLGPTPGAAIYNGTPASMDRPKDQVMSSEDGIELPQKVLFPPERLSLKWIQVHRIGAGLQNMGNTCFLNSALQCLTYTPPLVNFMLSREHSKTCHEPGFCMMCTMQNHIIQVFANSGNVIKPIGVLNELKRIAKHFRYGSQEDAHEFLRYTVDAMQKSCLPGTKLDRQTQATTFIHQVFGGYLRSRVKCLNCKSVSDTFDPFLDITLEIKTAPSVSKALEQFVKPEQLDGENAYKCTKCKKMVTASKRFTIHRSPNVLTLSLKRFANFTGGKITKDVKYPEYLELRPFMSQSQGEPQIYGLYAVLVHSGFSCHAGHYFCYIKASNGQWYQMNDSSVSVSDIRSVLNQQAYVLFYIKSCNVKKTGEFSNVSHNPGMSGQSSPRPVVTPRIHTAVHHGNTGFIGPQLPPHMTKNTLHVNGNGSLRDYPSNSKASSSAVGKPSHGLASSSISHSISRPTSIPDQEKRQKLSFFIGQGKQNRASSSSTYSHPSSASSSSSSSLSSSQSTSDVHFVPRQLNHFNGTPSSNGDQPAGGNGSSLLVPYSQESSEESDQENSTTQDAGCISKPQTKGTNGTGDVCASSSKNTNGEIDVCHNSSEVNGSTSEFTKTNQNGQFNGLHKVNGHNIHDKGSIHNQDSSAVNAVANGLGSDHNEPNKELVDPASSQTCSAQSATPAANEREPLSATVDERAKTLPEPLPPPHHTSSSAVSSSPSATTSKTHAVGPRDLSGFPSEPVCCQSANGISTAAQNISKTEEEVKDSSQTNGPSARPDGGTENKGQSQSKPGSKGHERQSSHDRDRDRFYSDYSKDRDRHYRDRSPPRESYSDRHRYRRDYRDHHRSYRDRFPPERSYWDLNRRKERLGSHSWEHDRDRRSYHSSHYYHKYDGRHERRGYPQPQESHSYWRSQKDGRESWAMKDKRNGWDREERSSSPAATALETNKSKVSPPLDRLCNFNSTLKREESSDKRPAAHLRKEREDSSEGRHSKKHKKSKKKKKSKDKDRHHESSSDPDSDRATESRKKKKKKRRHRDSDSDSGRGHGNRGSKERENRKRHHSDTKDSRYDQDFLPEKRQRTDCSDGSRDQPLPPQHHALSNHSAHQHLNGHTGDGRTNGDFHRYSSGLKQ; encoded by the exons ATGACCATAGTTGACAGATTGTCAGAAAAATCTGACCACGAGTCAGTTGGATTTAACCGATCCTTCACCAGTGGAGACGTGGGGATGGACGGCAGTTGTTCCAGCAGCTGGGCGGTGGGTCCCAGCATGCCCGGCGACTCTCCCAGGCTCAAGCCTTCAGGAGGCTGCCTGGGTCCGACCCCTGGTGCTGCCATCTATAACGGCACACCCGCCTCTATGGACCGCCCCAAGGACCAAG TGATGAGCAGTGAAGATGGCATAGAGCTGCCTCAGAAGGTCCTGTTTCCTCCAGAGCGGCTCAGCCTGAAGTGGATCCAAGTTCATCGCATTGGTGCCGGCCTGCAGAACATGGGGAACACATGCTTCCTCAACTCAGCCCTGCAGTGCCTCACCTACACTCCACCGCTTGTCAACTTCATGCTGTCAAGGGAGCACTCCAAAACCT GTCATGAGCCTGGATTCTGCATGATGTGCACCATGCAAAACCACATCATTCAGGTTTTTGCTAACTCTGGGAATGTCATTAAGCCCATCGGTGTCCTCAATGAGCTTAAAA GAATTGCAAAGCACTTCCGCTATGGAAGCCAGGAGGATGCTCATGAGTTCCTGCGGTACACAGTGGACGCTATGCAAAAGTCCTGCTTACCTGGAACCAA ATTGGACAGGCAAACGCAGGCCACCACTTTCATCCATCAAGTGTTTGGAGGGTACCTCAGGTCCAGAG tgaaATGTCTGAACTGCAAATCAGTTTCTGATACATTTGATCCTTTTCTGGACATCACGCTGGAAATTAAG ACGGCACCCAGCGTCTCCAAAGCTCTGGAGCAATTTGTCAAACCAGAACAGCTGGATGGAGAAAATGCCTACAAGTGCACCAA gtgCAAAAAAATGGTTACAGCCTCAAAGAGATTCACAATCCACCGCAGTCCTAATGTGCTCACTCTCTCACTAAAACGATTTGCAAACTTCACTGGAGGAAAAATCACAAAG GATGTTAAATATCCAGAGTACCTGGAGCTGCGGCCCTTCATGTCCCAGTCTCAAGGAGAGCCCCAGATCTACGGCCTGTACGCTGTGCTGGTCCACTCCGGTTTCAGCTGCCACGCTGGCCATTACTTCTGCTACATTAAG GCCAGCAATGGTCAGTGGTACCAGATGAACGACTCGTCTGTCTCTGTGAGCGACATCCGCTCAGTCCTCAACCAACAGGCCTACGTCCTTTTCTACATTAA GTCGTGTAATGTGAAGAAAACTGGGGAATTCAGCAATGTGAGCCATAACCCAGGTATGTCTGGTCAGTCGTCTCCCCGGCCGGTGGTAACCCCTCGCATCCACACCGCCGTTCACCATGGCAACACTGGCTTCATCGGCCCCCAGCTACCACCACACATGACCAAG AACACTCTCCATGTTAATGGGAATGGATCTCTGAGGGACTATCCCAGCAATTCTAAGGCCAGCAGCAGTGCAGTTGGCAAACCCAGCCATGGCCTGGCTTCTTCCTCAATTTCCCACTCAATCAGTCGACCCACATCCATCCCAGACCAAGAGAAACGACAGAAGCTTTCGTTTTTTATTGGACAAGGCAAACAGAACCGAGCATCTTCCTCATCTACCTACAGCCACCCATCCTCTGcaagcagctcctcctccagctcgtTATCTTCCTCGCAGTCTACCTCAGACGTTCACTTTGTTCCGCGTCAGCTAAACCACTTTAACGGCACGCCCAGCAGTAACGGCGACCAACCCGCCGGGGGCAACGGGTCGTCTTTACTGGTGCCGTACAGTCAAGAGTCCTCTGAAGAATCCGACCAGGAGAACAGTACCACTCAGGATGCTGGCTGCATATCCAAGCCTCAGACTAAGGGAACTAATGGAACAGGAGATGTGTGTGCCTCttcttctaaaaacacaaacGGTGAAATAGATGTCTGTCATAACAGTAGTGAAGTGAACGGGTCAACCTctgaatttacaaaaacaaaccaaaatggaCAATTTAATGGGCTCCACAAAGTTAATGGACACAACATACATGACAAG GGATCCATCCATAATCAGGACAGTTCAGCTGTGAATGCTGTTGCCAATGGACTTGGCAGTGACCACAATGAACCCAA CAAAGAGCTCGTTGACCCGGCCTCATCGCAGACTTGTTCAGCTCAGAGTGCTACTCCTGCTGCTAATGAAAGAGAGCCCCTCTCTGCTACTGTTGATGAAAGGGCTAAAACGCTGCCTgaacctcttcctcctcctcaccacaCCTCATCCTCTGCTGTTAGCTCCTCACCTTCAGCTACTACTTCCAAGACGCACGCTGTTGGACCCAGAGACCTGTCAGGATTCCCCTCAGAGCCAGTCTGCTGTCAAAGTGCTAATGGGATCTCTACAGCTGCTCAGAACATTAGCAAAACCGAGGAAGAAGTTAAGGATTCGTCGCAGACCAACGGTCCATCAGCACGGCCGGACGGTGGTACAGAGAACAAGGGGCAGAGCCAGTCCAAGCCCGGTTCTAAAGGCCATGAAAGGCAGTCATCCCATGACAGGGACAGAGACAGATTCTACTCTGACTATagcaaagacagagacagacactACAGGGACAGAAGTCCACCACGAGAAAGTTACAGCGATCGCCATCGGTATAGGCGAGACTACCGGGATCACCATCGCTCCTACAGGGATCGATTTCCTCCTGAGCGGAGCTACTGGGACTTAAACCGCCGCAAGGAACGACTCGGGTCGCACTCCTGGGAGCATGATCGCGACCGGCGCTCATACCATTCCAGCCATTACTACCACAAGTATGATGGGAGACATGAGAGGAGGGGATACCCACAACCTCAAGAGTCTCACAGCTATTGGCGGTCGCAAAAGGACGGTCGGGAATCCTGGGCAATGAAGGACAAAAGGAATGGGTGGGATAGGGAAGAAAGGAGTTCCTCCCCAGCTGCTACTGCTCTAGAAACAAACAAGTCCAAGGTTTCCCCCCCCCTGGACCGCCTCTGTAATTTTAACTCTACTCTTAAGAGGGAGGAGTCGAGTGACAAGAGGCCAGCTGCTCATCTAAGAAAGGAGAGAGAGGACAGCTCAGAGGGCCGCCactccaaaaaacacaaaaaaagcaagaagaagaagaagtcaaaAGATAAAGACAGGCACCACGAGAGCAG CTCTGACCCGGATTCAGACAGAGCCACCgagagcaggaagaagaaaaagaagaagaggcgGCACAGGGACAGCGACTCCGATTCCGGACGGGGCCACGGCAACAGAGGcagcaaagaaagagagaacCGGAAGCGCCATCACTCTGACACCAAGGACTCGAGGTACGACCAAGACTTTTTACCAGAGAAACGTCAGCGCACAGACTGCAGCGATGGCAGCAGGGACCAGCCACTCCCACCTCAGCACCACGCCCTCTCAAACCATTCAGCTCACCAACATCTCAACGGACACACAG GAGACGGTCGAACCAATGGTGACTTCCACAGATACTCCAGTGGCCTCAAGCAGTGA
- the usp42 gene encoding ubiquitin carboxyl-terminal hydrolase 42 isoform X2, with product MTIVDRLSEKSDHESVGFNRSFTSGDVGMDGSCSSSWAVGPSMPGDSPRLKPSGGCLGPTPGAAIYNGTPASMDRPKDQVMSSEDGIELPQKVLFPPERLSLKWIQVHRIGAGLQNMGNTCFLNSALQCLTYTPPLVNFMLSREHSKTCHEPGFCMMCTMQNHIIQVFANSGNVIKPIGVLNELKRIAKHFRYGSQEDAHEFLRYTVDAMQKSCLPGTKLDRQTQATTFIHQVFGGYLRSRVKCLNCKSVSDTFDPFLDITLEIKTAPSVSKALEQFVKPEQLDGENAYKCTKCKKMVTASKRFTIHRSPNVLTLSLKRFANFTGGKITKDVKYPEYLELRPFMSQSQGEPQIYGLYAVLVHSGFSCHAGHYFCYIKASNGQWYQMNDSSVSVSDIRSVLNQQAYVLFYIKSCNVKKTGEFSNVSHNPGMSGQSSPRPVVTPRIHTAVHHGNTGFIGPQLPPHMTKNTLHVNGNGSLRDYPSNSKASSSAVGKPSHGLASSSISHSISRPTSIPDQEKRQKLSFFIGQGKQNRASSSSTYSHPSSASSSSSSSLSSSQSTSDVHFVPRQLNHFNGTPSSNGDQPAGGNGSSLLVPYSQESSEESDQENSTTQDAGCISKPQTKGTNGTGDVCASSSKNTNGEIDVCHNSSEVNGSTSEFTKTNQNGQFNGLHKVNGHNIHDKGSIHNQDSSAVNAVANGLGSDHNEPNSVLCDPSKELVDPASSQTCSAQSATPAANEREPLSATVDERAKTLPEPLPPPHHTSSSAVSSSPSATTSKTHAVGPRDLSGFPSEPVCCQSANGISTAAQNISKTEEEVKDSSQTNGPSARPDGGTENKGQSQSKPGSKGHERQSSHDRDRDRFYSDYSKDRDRHYRDRSPPRESYSDRHRYRRDYRDHHRSYRDRFPPERSYWDLNRRKERLGSHSWEHDRDRRSYHSSHYYHKYDGRHERRGYPQPQESHSYWRSQKDGRESWAMKDKRNGWDREERSSSPAATALETNKSKVSPPLDRLCNFNSTLKREESSDKRPAAHLRKEREDSSEGRHSKKHKKSKKKKKSKDKDRHHESSSDPDSDRATESRKKKKKKRRHRDSDSDSGRGHGNRGSKERENRKRHHSDTKDSRYDQDFLPEKRQRTDCSDGSRDQPLPPQHHALSNHSAHQHLNGHTDGRTNGDFHRYSSGLKQ from the exons ATGACCATAGTTGACAGATTGTCAGAAAAATCTGACCACGAGTCAGTTGGATTTAACCGATCCTTCACCAGTGGAGACGTGGGGATGGACGGCAGTTGTTCCAGCAGCTGGGCGGTGGGTCCCAGCATGCCCGGCGACTCTCCCAGGCTCAAGCCTTCAGGAGGCTGCCTGGGTCCGACCCCTGGTGCTGCCATCTATAACGGCACACCCGCCTCTATGGACCGCCCCAAGGACCAAG TGATGAGCAGTGAAGATGGCATAGAGCTGCCTCAGAAGGTCCTGTTTCCTCCAGAGCGGCTCAGCCTGAAGTGGATCCAAGTTCATCGCATTGGTGCCGGCCTGCAGAACATGGGGAACACATGCTTCCTCAACTCAGCCCTGCAGTGCCTCACCTACACTCCACCGCTTGTCAACTTCATGCTGTCAAGGGAGCACTCCAAAACCT GTCATGAGCCTGGATTCTGCATGATGTGCACCATGCAAAACCACATCATTCAGGTTTTTGCTAACTCTGGGAATGTCATTAAGCCCATCGGTGTCCTCAATGAGCTTAAAA GAATTGCAAAGCACTTCCGCTATGGAAGCCAGGAGGATGCTCATGAGTTCCTGCGGTACACAGTGGACGCTATGCAAAAGTCCTGCTTACCTGGAACCAA ATTGGACAGGCAAACGCAGGCCACCACTTTCATCCATCAAGTGTTTGGAGGGTACCTCAGGTCCAGAG tgaaATGTCTGAACTGCAAATCAGTTTCTGATACATTTGATCCTTTTCTGGACATCACGCTGGAAATTAAG ACGGCACCCAGCGTCTCCAAAGCTCTGGAGCAATTTGTCAAACCAGAACAGCTGGATGGAGAAAATGCCTACAAGTGCACCAA gtgCAAAAAAATGGTTACAGCCTCAAAGAGATTCACAATCCACCGCAGTCCTAATGTGCTCACTCTCTCACTAAAACGATTTGCAAACTTCACTGGAGGAAAAATCACAAAG GATGTTAAATATCCAGAGTACCTGGAGCTGCGGCCCTTCATGTCCCAGTCTCAAGGAGAGCCCCAGATCTACGGCCTGTACGCTGTGCTGGTCCACTCCGGTTTCAGCTGCCACGCTGGCCATTACTTCTGCTACATTAAG GCCAGCAATGGTCAGTGGTACCAGATGAACGACTCGTCTGTCTCTGTGAGCGACATCCGCTCAGTCCTCAACCAACAGGCCTACGTCCTTTTCTACATTAA GTCGTGTAATGTGAAGAAAACTGGGGAATTCAGCAATGTGAGCCATAACCCAGGTATGTCTGGTCAGTCGTCTCCCCGGCCGGTGGTAACCCCTCGCATCCACACCGCCGTTCACCATGGCAACACTGGCTTCATCGGCCCCCAGCTACCACCACACATGACCAAG AACACTCTCCATGTTAATGGGAATGGATCTCTGAGGGACTATCCCAGCAATTCTAAGGCCAGCAGCAGTGCAGTTGGCAAACCCAGCCATGGCCTGGCTTCTTCCTCAATTTCCCACTCAATCAGTCGACCCACATCCATCCCAGACCAAGAGAAACGACAGAAGCTTTCGTTTTTTATTGGACAAGGCAAACAGAACCGAGCATCTTCCTCATCTACCTACAGCCACCCATCCTCTGcaagcagctcctcctccagctcgtTATCTTCCTCGCAGTCTACCTCAGACGTTCACTTTGTTCCGCGTCAGCTAAACCACTTTAACGGCACGCCCAGCAGTAACGGCGACCAACCCGCCGGGGGCAACGGGTCGTCTTTACTGGTGCCGTACAGTCAAGAGTCCTCTGAAGAATCCGACCAGGAGAACAGTACCACTCAGGATGCTGGCTGCATATCCAAGCCTCAGACTAAGGGAACTAATGGAACAGGAGATGTGTGTGCCTCttcttctaaaaacacaaacGGTGAAATAGATGTCTGTCATAACAGTAGTGAAGTGAACGGGTCAACCTctgaatttacaaaaacaaaccaaaatggaCAATTTAATGGGCTCCACAAAGTTAATGGACACAACATACATGACAAG GGATCCATCCATAATCAGGACAGTTCAGCTGTGAATGCTGTTGCCAATGGACTTGGCAGTGACCACAATGAACCCAA TTCTGTTCTTTGTGATCCCAGCAAAGAGCTCGTTGACCCGGCCTCATCGCAGACTTGTTCAGCTCAGAGTGCTACTCCTGCTGCTAATGAAAGAGAGCCCCTCTCTGCTACTGTTGATGAAAGGGCTAAAACGCTGCCTgaacctcttcctcctcctcaccacaCCTCATCCTCTGCTGTTAGCTCCTCACCTTCAGCTACTACTTCCAAGACGCACGCTGTTGGACCCAGAGACCTGTCAGGATTCCCCTCAGAGCCAGTCTGCTGTCAAAGTGCTAATGGGATCTCTACAGCTGCTCAGAACATTAGCAAAACCGAGGAAGAAGTTAAGGATTCGTCGCAGACCAACGGTCCATCAGCACGGCCGGACGGTGGTACAGAGAACAAGGGGCAGAGCCAGTCCAAGCCCGGTTCTAAAGGCCATGAAAGGCAGTCATCCCATGACAGGGACAGAGACAGATTCTACTCTGACTATagcaaagacagagacagacactACAGGGACAGAAGTCCACCACGAGAAAGTTACAGCGATCGCCATCGGTATAGGCGAGACTACCGGGATCACCATCGCTCCTACAGGGATCGATTTCCTCCTGAGCGGAGCTACTGGGACTTAAACCGCCGCAAGGAACGACTCGGGTCGCACTCCTGGGAGCATGATCGCGACCGGCGCTCATACCATTCCAGCCATTACTACCACAAGTATGATGGGAGACATGAGAGGAGGGGATACCCACAACCTCAAGAGTCTCACAGCTATTGGCGGTCGCAAAAGGACGGTCGGGAATCCTGGGCAATGAAGGACAAAAGGAATGGGTGGGATAGGGAAGAAAGGAGTTCCTCCCCAGCTGCTACTGCTCTAGAAACAAACAAGTCCAAGGTTTCCCCCCCCCTGGACCGCCTCTGTAATTTTAACTCTACTCTTAAGAGGGAGGAGTCGAGTGACAAGAGGCCAGCTGCTCATCTAAGAAAGGAGAGAGAGGACAGCTCAGAGGGCCGCCactccaaaaaacacaaaaaaagcaagaagaagaagaagtcaaaAGATAAAGACAGGCACCACGAGAGCAG CTCTGACCCGGATTCAGACAGAGCCACCgagagcaggaagaagaaaaagaagaagaggcgGCACAGGGACAGCGACTCCGATTCCGGACGGGGCCACGGCAACAGAGGcagcaaagaaagagagaacCGGAAGCGCCATCACTCTGACACCAAGGACTCGAGGTACGACCAAGACTTTTTACCAGAGAAACGTCAGCGCACAGACTGCAGCGATGGCAGCAGGGACCAGCCACTCCCACCTCAGCACCACGCCCTCTCAAACCATTCAGCTCACCAACATCTCAACGGACACACAG ACGGTCGAACCAATGGTGACTTCCACAGATACTCCAGTGGCCTCAAGCAGTGA
- the usp42 gene encoding ubiquitin carboxyl-terminal hydrolase 42 isoform X1, with protein MTIVDRLSEKSDHESVGFNRSFTSGDVGMDGSCSSSWAVGPSMPGDSPRLKPSGGCLGPTPGAAIYNGTPASMDRPKDQVMSSEDGIELPQKVLFPPERLSLKWIQVHRIGAGLQNMGNTCFLNSALQCLTYTPPLVNFMLSREHSKTCHEPGFCMMCTMQNHIIQVFANSGNVIKPIGVLNELKRIAKHFRYGSQEDAHEFLRYTVDAMQKSCLPGTKLDRQTQATTFIHQVFGGYLRSRVKCLNCKSVSDTFDPFLDITLEIKTAPSVSKALEQFVKPEQLDGENAYKCTKCKKMVTASKRFTIHRSPNVLTLSLKRFANFTGGKITKDVKYPEYLELRPFMSQSQGEPQIYGLYAVLVHSGFSCHAGHYFCYIKASNGQWYQMNDSSVSVSDIRSVLNQQAYVLFYIKSCNVKKTGEFSNVSHNPGMSGQSSPRPVVTPRIHTAVHHGNTGFIGPQLPPHMTKNTLHVNGNGSLRDYPSNSKASSSAVGKPSHGLASSSISHSISRPTSIPDQEKRQKLSFFIGQGKQNRASSSSTYSHPSSASSSSSSSLSSSQSTSDVHFVPRQLNHFNGTPSSNGDQPAGGNGSSLLVPYSQESSEESDQENSTTQDAGCISKPQTKGTNGTGDVCASSSKNTNGEIDVCHNSSEVNGSTSEFTKTNQNGQFNGLHKVNGHNIHDKGSIHNQDSSAVNAVANGLGSDHNEPNSVLCDPSKELVDPASSQTCSAQSATPAANEREPLSATVDERAKTLPEPLPPPHHTSSSAVSSSPSATTSKTHAVGPRDLSGFPSEPVCCQSANGISTAAQNISKTEEEVKDSSQTNGPSARPDGGTENKGQSQSKPGSKGHERQSSHDRDRDRFYSDYSKDRDRHYRDRSPPRESYSDRHRYRRDYRDHHRSYRDRFPPERSYWDLNRRKERLGSHSWEHDRDRRSYHSSHYYHKYDGRHERRGYPQPQESHSYWRSQKDGRESWAMKDKRNGWDREERSSSPAATALETNKSKVSPPLDRLCNFNSTLKREESSDKRPAAHLRKEREDSSEGRHSKKHKKSKKKKKSKDKDRHHESSSDPDSDRATESRKKKKKKRRHRDSDSDSGRGHGNRGSKERENRKRHHSDTKDSRYDQDFLPEKRQRTDCSDGSRDQPLPPQHHALSNHSAHQHLNGHTGDGRTNGDFHRYSSGLKQ; from the exons ATGACCATAGTTGACAGATTGTCAGAAAAATCTGACCACGAGTCAGTTGGATTTAACCGATCCTTCACCAGTGGAGACGTGGGGATGGACGGCAGTTGTTCCAGCAGCTGGGCGGTGGGTCCCAGCATGCCCGGCGACTCTCCCAGGCTCAAGCCTTCAGGAGGCTGCCTGGGTCCGACCCCTGGTGCTGCCATCTATAACGGCACACCCGCCTCTATGGACCGCCCCAAGGACCAAG TGATGAGCAGTGAAGATGGCATAGAGCTGCCTCAGAAGGTCCTGTTTCCTCCAGAGCGGCTCAGCCTGAAGTGGATCCAAGTTCATCGCATTGGTGCCGGCCTGCAGAACATGGGGAACACATGCTTCCTCAACTCAGCCCTGCAGTGCCTCACCTACACTCCACCGCTTGTCAACTTCATGCTGTCAAGGGAGCACTCCAAAACCT GTCATGAGCCTGGATTCTGCATGATGTGCACCATGCAAAACCACATCATTCAGGTTTTTGCTAACTCTGGGAATGTCATTAAGCCCATCGGTGTCCTCAATGAGCTTAAAA GAATTGCAAAGCACTTCCGCTATGGAAGCCAGGAGGATGCTCATGAGTTCCTGCGGTACACAGTGGACGCTATGCAAAAGTCCTGCTTACCTGGAACCAA ATTGGACAGGCAAACGCAGGCCACCACTTTCATCCATCAAGTGTTTGGAGGGTACCTCAGGTCCAGAG tgaaATGTCTGAACTGCAAATCAGTTTCTGATACATTTGATCCTTTTCTGGACATCACGCTGGAAATTAAG ACGGCACCCAGCGTCTCCAAAGCTCTGGAGCAATTTGTCAAACCAGAACAGCTGGATGGAGAAAATGCCTACAAGTGCACCAA gtgCAAAAAAATGGTTACAGCCTCAAAGAGATTCACAATCCACCGCAGTCCTAATGTGCTCACTCTCTCACTAAAACGATTTGCAAACTTCACTGGAGGAAAAATCACAAAG GATGTTAAATATCCAGAGTACCTGGAGCTGCGGCCCTTCATGTCCCAGTCTCAAGGAGAGCCCCAGATCTACGGCCTGTACGCTGTGCTGGTCCACTCCGGTTTCAGCTGCCACGCTGGCCATTACTTCTGCTACATTAAG GCCAGCAATGGTCAGTGGTACCAGATGAACGACTCGTCTGTCTCTGTGAGCGACATCCGCTCAGTCCTCAACCAACAGGCCTACGTCCTTTTCTACATTAA GTCGTGTAATGTGAAGAAAACTGGGGAATTCAGCAATGTGAGCCATAACCCAGGTATGTCTGGTCAGTCGTCTCCCCGGCCGGTGGTAACCCCTCGCATCCACACCGCCGTTCACCATGGCAACACTGGCTTCATCGGCCCCCAGCTACCACCACACATGACCAAG AACACTCTCCATGTTAATGGGAATGGATCTCTGAGGGACTATCCCAGCAATTCTAAGGCCAGCAGCAGTGCAGTTGGCAAACCCAGCCATGGCCTGGCTTCTTCCTCAATTTCCCACTCAATCAGTCGACCCACATCCATCCCAGACCAAGAGAAACGACAGAAGCTTTCGTTTTTTATTGGACAAGGCAAACAGAACCGAGCATCTTCCTCATCTACCTACAGCCACCCATCCTCTGcaagcagctcctcctccagctcgtTATCTTCCTCGCAGTCTACCTCAGACGTTCACTTTGTTCCGCGTCAGCTAAACCACTTTAACGGCACGCCCAGCAGTAACGGCGACCAACCCGCCGGGGGCAACGGGTCGTCTTTACTGGTGCCGTACAGTCAAGAGTCCTCTGAAGAATCCGACCAGGAGAACAGTACCACTCAGGATGCTGGCTGCATATCCAAGCCTCAGACTAAGGGAACTAATGGAACAGGAGATGTGTGTGCCTCttcttctaaaaacacaaacGGTGAAATAGATGTCTGTCATAACAGTAGTGAAGTGAACGGGTCAACCTctgaatttacaaaaacaaaccaaaatggaCAATTTAATGGGCTCCACAAAGTTAATGGACACAACATACATGACAAG GGATCCATCCATAATCAGGACAGTTCAGCTGTGAATGCTGTTGCCAATGGACTTGGCAGTGACCACAATGAACCCAA TTCTGTTCTTTGTGATCCCAGCAAAGAGCTCGTTGACCCGGCCTCATCGCAGACTTGTTCAGCTCAGAGTGCTACTCCTGCTGCTAATGAAAGAGAGCCCCTCTCTGCTACTGTTGATGAAAGGGCTAAAACGCTGCCTgaacctcttcctcctcctcaccacaCCTCATCCTCTGCTGTTAGCTCCTCACCTTCAGCTACTACTTCCAAGACGCACGCTGTTGGACCCAGAGACCTGTCAGGATTCCCCTCAGAGCCAGTCTGCTGTCAAAGTGCTAATGGGATCTCTACAGCTGCTCAGAACATTAGCAAAACCGAGGAAGAAGTTAAGGATTCGTCGCAGACCAACGGTCCATCAGCACGGCCGGACGGTGGTACAGAGAACAAGGGGCAGAGCCAGTCCAAGCCCGGTTCTAAAGGCCATGAAAGGCAGTCATCCCATGACAGGGACAGAGACAGATTCTACTCTGACTATagcaaagacagagacagacactACAGGGACAGAAGTCCACCACGAGAAAGTTACAGCGATCGCCATCGGTATAGGCGAGACTACCGGGATCACCATCGCTCCTACAGGGATCGATTTCCTCCTGAGCGGAGCTACTGGGACTTAAACCGCCGCAAGGAACGACTCGGGTCGCACTCCTGGGAGCATGATCGCGACCGGCGCTCATACCATTCCAGCCATTACTACCACAAGTATGATGGGAGACATGAGAGGAGGGGATACCCACAACCTCAAGAGTCTCACAGCTATTGGCGGTCGCAAAAGGACGGTCGGGAATCCTGGGCAATGAAGGACAAAAGGAATGGGTGGGATAGGGAAGAAAGGAGTTCCTCCCCAGCTGCTACTGCTCTAGAAACAAACAAGTCCAAGGTTTCCCCCCCCCTGGACCGCCTCTGTAATTTTAACTCTACTCTTAAGAGGGAGGAGTCGAGTGACAAGAGGCCAGCTGCTCATCTAAGAAAGGAGAGAGAGGACAGCTCAGAGGGCCGCCactccaaaaaacacaaaaaaagcaagaagaagaagaagtcaaaAGATAAAGACAGGCACCACGAGAGCAG CTCTGACCCGGATTCAGACAGAGCCACCgagagcaggaagaagaaaaagaagaagaggcgGCACAGGGACAGCGACTCCGATTCCGGACGGGGCCACGGCAACAGAGGcagcaaagaaagagagaacCGGAAGCGCCATCACTCTGACACCAAGGACTCGAGGTACGACCAAGACTTTTTACCAGAGAAACGTCAGCGCACAGACTGCAGCGATGGCAGCAGGGACCAGCCACTCCCACCTCAGCACCACGCCCTCTCAAACCATTCAGCTCACCAACATCTCAACGGACACACAG GAGACGGTCGAACCAATGGTGACTTCCACAGATACTCCAGTGGCCTCAAGCAGTGA